The following proteins are co-located in the Pyrococcus abyssi GE5 genome:
- a CDS encoding Nre family DNA repair protein — MIKVNSELCAICKGRKLLCGRPVCPILERFRIAREVAPLVSKEDVFGSSPPSVFVGEYGYPRVRLGPLVPPIEGDTKYLDDPMRWENVKLEDILRYRSLLIMGQVKVHVDLRKSGRIIQEVQELAMSSKPVDTEMLLKRKPTVKIIPSEFAPPIGPRGEVRKLEITENPKVPRDVDRIIGDELKAKDAIISLYESGFDEYYIVRLLSVGLLGVRPKIVPTRWSITAVQDTIGSYLRKIVLHFDVISQYEVYHSEFLGNRYVVLLLPRRYSFELLEVWLKGSLFGATKPIVIHDYEDYRGIKGYAEQTSGAYYAARLSVLEHLRKRKKQASAMVFREVTPAYYAPVGVWQVRIGVKKALEGTPERFENLKEALGKIGSILEHPLEEYIAKSWLIRQLNQITIMSFLGV, encoded by the coding sequence ATGATCAAGGTAAACTCCGAACTCTGTGCCATTTGCAAGGGTAGGAAATTACTTTGCGGTAGGCCCGTATGCCCTATCTTGGAGAGGTTTAGGATTGCGAGGGAAGTTGCACCGCTCGTTAGTAAGGAGGATGTTTTTGGCTCTTCTCCCCCTAGCGTGTTCGTCGGGGAGTACGGTTACCCAAGGGTTAGATTGGGCCCCTTAGTGCCTCCAATTGAGGGTGACACGAAGTACCTTGACGATCCAATGAGGTGGGAAAACGTTAAGCTCGAAGACATCCTAAGGTATAGATCCCTCCTTATAATGGGACAAGTCAAGGTTCATGTTGATTTAAGAAAGAGCGGTAGAATAATCCAAGAGGTGCAAGAGCTGGCAATGTCATCTAAGCCTGTAGACACGGAGATGCTCCTGAAGAGGAAGCCAACAGTTAAGATTATTCCAAGCGAATTCGCACCTCCGATAGGGCCAAGGGGAGAGGTAAGAAAGCTCGAGATCACGGAAAACCCAAAGGTACCCAGGGATGTAGATAGGATAATCGGAGATGAGTTGAAGGCTAAAGATGCTATAATAAGTTTATATGAATCTGGATTCGATGAATACTACATAGTAAGATTGCTCTCCGTGGGCCTTCTAGGGGTAAGGCCAAAAATTGTACCAACTAGATGGAGCATAACTGCAGTTCAAGACACAATAGGGAGCTACCTCCGAAAGATTGTGCTACACTTTGATGTAATAAGTCAATACGAAGTCTATCACTCAGAGTTCCTAGGAAATAGATATGTCGTTCTTTTGCTCCCGAGGAGGTATTCATTCGAGTTGCTTGAAGTTTGGCTAAAAGGATCACTCTTCGGTGCAACTAAGCCCATTGTTATCCACGATTATGAAGATTATAGAGGTATAAAGGGGTACGCCGAGCAAACGTCTGGAGCGTACTACGCTGCTAGATTGAGCGTCCTAGAGCACCTTAGAAAAAGGAAGAAACAGGCGAGTGCCATGGTATTTAGGGAGGTCACTCCAGCGTACTATGCCCCTGTTGGGGTTTGGCAGGTAAGGATTGGAGTCAAGAAAGCCCTAGAAGGGACTCCTGAACGCTTCGAAAATCTTAAAGAAGCTCTAGGTAAAATAGGAAGTATATTAGAGCACCCGCTAGAGGAGTACATAGCTAAAAGCTGGCTTATTAGGCAGTTAAATCAGATAACGATAATGTCATTCCTGGGGGTTTAG
- a CDS encoding signal recognition particle protein Srp19 has product MSKFVIWTSELDSRLSKKYGRVVPRNLAVERPSIEEIEEAAKSLGFKVLQVEREKLNPKLSGIDEDLRTYGRIIIESPYGKAKTLKIIAQKIRELRRRR; this is encoded by the coding sequence ATGAGTAAATTTGTTATCTGGACTTCTGAGCTAGATTCAAGGCTGAGCAAGAAGTATGGCCGAGTAGTCCCCAGGAATTTGGCCGTTGAAAGGCCATCCATTGAGGAAATAGAAGAAGCCGCCAAATCACTCGGGTTCAAGGTTCTTCAAGTTGAGAGGGAAAAGCTAAACCCTAAACTCTCGGGCATTGATGAAGATCTAAGGACGTATGGCAGGATAATAATAGAGAGCCCATACGGAAAGGCCAAGACGTTAAAGATTATTGCCCAGAAAATTAGGGAACTTAGGAGGAGGCGCTAG
- a CDS encoding DUF257 family protein, which translates to MKPKYIDKMIVDKIKNGDVVVIEYPSTFPVHEFLWDELIPTLIDEFEIVIDDFFGIGDVLFRTFLRRVPPKEYSEIMERIIGKVKVIKIGPGKVSYSNVIEEIPLTYDLSEFIKLYYPGIREVIAKASRRVIFITVGLAEYLYFGGDNALQTILLSRSILPIEDWTSVYLVNVNLAPEKSIAALEEISPLVIYLSEKGTLVKKE; encoded by the coding sequence ATGAAGCCCAAGTATATAGATAAAATGATTGTGGATAAAATCAAGAACGGGGATGTCGTGGTTATTGAGTACCCTAGCACTTTTCCAGTTCACGAGTTCCTATGGGATGAGTTAATCCCGACGCTCATCGATGAGTTTGAGATAGTGATAGATGACTTCTTTGGCATTGGGGATGTTTTGTTTAGGACATTTTTGAGGAGGGTTCCCCCAAAGGAATATTCAGAGATCATGGAGAGAATCATCGGGAAGGTTAAGGTGATAAAGATAGGGCCAGGGAAAGTAAGTTACAGCAATGTAATCGAGGAGATACCATTGACGTACGATCTTTCGGAGTTCATAAAGCTGTATTATCCTGGGATAAGGGAGGTCATAGCTAAGGCCTCCAGGAGGGTGATATTCATTACCGTCGGCCTTGCCGAGTACCTGTACTTTGGAGGTGACAACGCACTCCAGACGATACTCCTCAGTAGGAGCATATTACCAATTGAGGATTGGACGTCCGTGTATCTGGTGAACGTTAACTTGGCCCCAGAGAAGAGCATTGCAGCCCTGGAGGAGATTAGTCCCCTTGTGATCTACTTATCAGAGAAGGGGACACTGGTGAAGAAGGAATGA
- the trmI gene encoding tRNA (adenine(57)-N(1)/adenine(58)-N(1))-methyltransferase TrmI, whose protein sequence is MIREGDKVVLVDPRGKRYLITVSKRDFHTDLGILKLEEIIGRNFGEAIKSHKGHEFKILRPRIVDYLDKMKRGPQIVHPKDAALIVAYAGISPGDFIVEAGVGSGALTLFLANIVGPEGRVVSYEIREDFAKLAWENIKWAGFDDRVTIKLKDIYEGIEEENVDHVILDLPQPERVVEHAAKALKPGGFFVAYTPCSNQVMRLHEKLREFKDYFMKPRTINVLVFDQEVKKECMRPRTTALVHTGYITFARRI, encoded by the coding sequence ATGATAAGGGAAGGGGATAAGGTAGTTCTAGTAGATCCTAGGGGGAAGAGGTACTTAATTACAGTTTCAAAAAGGGACTTCCACACTGACCTTGGAATACTCAAGCTTGAAGAGATAATAGGGAGGAATTTTGGTGAAGCAATTAAAAGCCATAAAGGCCACGAGTTTAAAATCCTGAGGCCCAGGATAGTTGATTACCTTGATAAGATGAAACGAGGGCCTCAAATAGTTCACCCTAAAGATGCCGCGTTGATAGTGGCCTACGCTGGGATCTCTCCTGGGGACTTCATAGTTGAAGCAGGCGTTGGGAGCGGTGCCTTAACGCTGTTCTTAGCGAACATCGTCGGGCCAGAGGGGAGGGTGGTAAGTTACGAGATAAGGGAGGATTTTGCGAAGCTTGCATGGGAGAACATTAAATGGGCAGGTTTCGACGATAGGGTTACGATAAAGCTAAAGGACATATACGAGGGTATAGAAGAGGAGAACGTCGATCATGTAATCCTAGACCTTCCACAGCCTGAGAGAGTAGTTGAGCATGCTGCCAAAGCCTTAAAGCCTGGAGGCTTTTTCGTTGCCTACACCCCATGTTCAAATCAGGTTATGAGGTTGCATGAGAAGCTTAGGGAGTTTAAAGATTACTTCATGAAACCCAGGACAATAAACGTGCTCGTCTTCGATCAGGAAGTGAAAAAAGAGTGTATGAGGCCAAGGACGACGGCGTTGGTTCATACTGGTTACA
- a CDS encoding Lrp/AsnC family transcriptional regulator, which yields MVRAYVLLTIEIGKVEKVIEELKKIPGVTRADAVTGPYDAIVHIEANDLGELTRKILHDIHNIDGVIDTTTAIVVEIEES from the coding sequence ATGGTTAGGGCCTATGTCTTGTTGACGATTGAGATAGGGAAGGTTGAGAAAGTTATAGAGGAACTTAAGAAGATACCTGGGGTTACCAGGGCGGATGCAGTAACTGGACCTTACGACGCGATAGTTCACATAGAGGCCAACGATTTAGGGGAATTAACTAGGAAGATTCTACATGACATCCATAACATAGATGGTGTAATCGACACTACAACGGCTATTGTAGTTGAGATAGAAGAGAGCTAG